The following are from one region of the Candidatus Trichorickettsia mobilis genome:
- the ctrA gene encoding response regulator transcription factor CtrA: MRVLLIEDDPSTAKSIELTLAAEGIICDTAELGEDGVEIGKLYDYDIIVLDLMLPDIDGYEVLLRLRSAKIKIPILILSGLSSVDQKIKGLGFGADDYLTKPFNRGELVARIQAIVRRSKGYSESVVRFDKVSINFDTRVVEVDGSVVHLTNKEYATLELLAMRKGTVLSKEMFLNHLYGSMDEPEIKIIDVFVCKLRKKLADASGGTNYIETVWGRGYMLKDYESAESQNTPQHILELER; this comes from the coding sequence ATGAGAGTATTACTTATTGAAGATGATCCATCAACTGCAAAATCTATAGAGCTAACATTAGCTGCTGAAGGGATTATTTGTGATACTGCAGAACTTGGTGAAGATGGAGTAGAAATCGGTAAGCTTTATGATTATGACATCATAGTCCTGGATTTAATGTTACCAGACATTGATGGTTATGAAGTATTATTGCGTCTAAGATCTGCAAAAATCAAAATTCCAATTTTAATCTTATCTGGATTATCATCAGTAGATCAAAAAATCAAAGGTCTTGGTTTTGGTGCCGACGATTATTTAACCAAACCTTTTAATCGCGGAGAATTAGTAGCTCGAATTCAGGCAATTGTACGCCGCTCTAAAGGTTATTCTGAATCTGTAGTTAGATTTGATAAAGTATCAATTAATTTTGATACTAGAGTTGTTGAAGTTGACGGTTCAGTGGTACATTTAACCAATAAAGAATATGCAACCCTTGAACTATTAGCAATGCGTAAAGGTACCGTGCTCAGCAAAGAAATGTTTCTCAATCATCTATATGGTAGTATGGATGAGCCAGAAATAAAAATTATAGACGTATTTGTTTGTAAGCTACGTAAAAAACTAGCTGATGCTTCTGGGGGCACAAATTATATAGAAACTGTCTGGGGACGTGGATATATGCTCAAAGATTATGAAAGCGCTGAATCACAAAATACTCCACAACATATCTTAGAATTAGAAAGATAA